A region from the Oceanispirochaeta sp. M1 genome encodes:
- a CDS encoding HEPN domain-containing protein, whose translation MHNKIHRRIFYSNFNFVKAYRYKNFFQYYPIDSNIDHKIVSDCEYPILLEYNIEKTDFYQNQFIKDRYSELEKKIKQNHNGILDQKSKEWLEQHRLSTSMELGRAISMEIIYLLNFFLNKAVSFYPNRSFWVSNKVVRDDNDELEVESFKSIWAQLGYRPNREIEDIDTFYNYSDYYQSEDFINFKSYYSELRKSIDLRKEKPQQYELPDTLSIFLDTYFNLKKYDKRKFYFAIRNFYHAEKIRNEIKSYGFFALITAIESIGDFSKENIAQEFMEFMRKWSGRNSEEDIVYFKKLYKFRSDVAHGKFLRQDMPDSGFISDSDDFEPEVMYSSGLFQNVILNWFIATHVNKD comes from the coding sequence ATGCATAATAAAATACATAGAAGAATCTTTTACTCAAATTTTAACTTTGTAAAAGCGTATCGATATAAAAATTTTTTTCAGTATTATCCAATTGATTCAAATATAGATCATAAAATCGTAAGCGATTGTGAGTACCCTATTCTTTTGGAATATAATATAGAAAAAACTGACTTCTATCAAAATCAATTTATTAAAGATCGATATTCAGAATTAGAGAAAAAAATTAAGCAAAACCATAATGGTATTCTTGATCAAAAATCAAAAGAGTGGTTAGAGCAGCATAGATTATCGACCTCTATGGAATTAGGTAGAGCAATATCCATGGAAATTATTTATCTCCTTAATTTCTTTCTGAATAAGGCAGTATCATTTTACCCTAATCGTAGTTTCTGGGTTTCAAATAAAGTTGTTAGGGATGATAACGATGAGCTTGAGGTCGAGAGCTTTAAATCCATTTGGGCACAATTAGGTTATCGTCCTAATAGGGAAATTGAGGATATTGATACATTTTATAATTATTCAGATTATTACCAATCAGAGGACTTTATTAATTTTAAGTCCTACTATTCCGAGTTAAGGAAAAGTATTGATTTACGAAAAGAAAAACCCCAGCAATATGAATTGCCGGACACTCTGTCAATTTTTCTCGATACATATTTCAACCTAAAAAAGTATGATAAAAGAAAATTCTATTTTGCTATTAGGAATTTCTATCATGCTGAGAAAATTCGTAATGAAATTAAAAGCTATGGCTTTTTTGCTTTGATTACAGCAATTGAAAGTATTGGAGATTTCAGTAAAGAAAACATTGCTCAAGAATTTATGGAATTCATGAGAAAATGGTCTGGTCGGAATTCAGAAGAAGATATAGTTTATTTCAAAAAATTATATAAATTTAGATCTGATGTAGCTCATGGAAAGTTTTTGAGACAAGATATGCCTGATTCCGGCTTTATTTCTGATAGCGATGATTTTGAGCCAGAGGTTATGTATAGTAGTGGTTTATTTCAAAATGTAATTTTGAATTGGTTTATTGCTACACATGTAAATAAAGAT